The window CAACGGCACCCGCCAGCCACCCGCGCCTTCGATCAGGGTGAAATCGGCATTCATCGCGAGAATCTCGCGCATCGGTACCAGCAATGATTGCACTGTCAGCGCCACGCCGGCTTCGCGCGCAGCCAGATGCGGCGCAATCGCCGGCTCGAAGGCCACGGGATTGACCTGTTGATAACTCAACGACAAAGAACACTCCGCCAACAGCGCCAGCGCATCGGAATTGCGTAACCCCTTGGGCGTCACCTCACAACCGGAGGCGACCGGTTTTCCCGCCGCCGTGCTCAACCCCGCCGAGCGCGCTGCGTGCAGCAATCCTGCGGCAACCGTGGTCTTGCCGACGTCGGTGTCAGTTCCAGTGATGAAATAGGCGGCGCTCATAAAGGTTTCTCCAACACGGCGTAGACCACCTGATAAGTCGCCGGCAAACCCGACGCCTCACGGAACCGCTCGTATGCCTCGACCAGGCCAAGTATCCGCGCCCGCCCGGTCAACCCGCCCGGTCGCCCGGGGTTCAGATTGTGCGCACCCAGCGCTTTCAACTCATGGGTCAGACTGCGCACATCCGGGTAATGCAGCACATGCGCCTGATTCTCCAGACTCACCGTGCGCAATCCACTGGCCGCACACAACTGCTCATAGCGGGCGAACTCGCGGAAACGGTTGACGTGCACCAAGCCATCGACCTGACGCCAGCTATCACGCAATTCGTACAACGTTCCGACACAAAGACTAGCAAACGCGAAAATCCCCCCGGTTTCAGTACG of the Pseudomonas sp. Seg1 genome contains:
- the bioD gene encoding dethiobiotin synthase is translated as MSAAYFITGTDTDVGKTTVAAGLLHAARSAGLSTAAGKPVASGCEVTPKGLRNSDALALLAECSLSLSYQQVNPVAFEPAIAPHLAAREAGVALTVQSLLVPMREILAMNADFTLIEGAGGWRVPLADQDNLSDLAIALKLPVILVVGVRLGCISHALLTAEAIARDGLQLAGWVANIIDPKTSRLEENLATLAERIPAPCLGRVPKLKTLSAEAVAEHLQLDLLD